One Bacillota bacterium genomic window carries:
- a CDS encoding fumarylacetoacetate hydrolase family protein produces the protein MRYARCYHQGRETWGLVEGDFIRVIEGSPFQHWRLTEEKIPLAGASLLPPCTPSKIVCVALNYRDHARELGMALPGEPLLFFKPPSAVIGPGQKIVYPRCSHQVDYEGELAVIIKEKARCVAEAEADSRILGYTCGNDVTARDFQRKDGQWTRAKSFDTFCPLGPFLAVGLNSRSLDIKVTVNGKIRQDSSTKEMIFSVAQLVSYISTIMTLYPGDVIMTGTPFGVGPLQVGDLVSVEIEGIGVLTNEVIAEESKNFVDKTSGSAKI, from the coding sequence ATGCGGTATGCACGCTGTTATCATCAGGGAAGGGAGACCTGGGGGCTGGTTGAGGGAGATTTTATCAGAGTGATTGAAGGCAGCCCTTTTCAACACTGGAGGCTTACCGAAGAAAAGATTCCCCTGGCCGGGGCCAGCCTGCTTCCTCCCTGTACTCCCAGCAAAATTGTTTGCGTTGCCCTTAATTACCGGGATCACGCCCGGGAGCTCGGAATGGCACTGCCCGGGGAACCGCTTCTTTTTTTTAAACCTCCCTCTGCGGTCATAGGCCCCGGCCAGAAAATCGTTTACCCTCGCTGCAGTCACCAGGTGGATTACGAAGGAGAGCTTGCAGTAATTATAAAAGAGAAAGCAAGGTGCGTGGCGGAGGCCGAGGCGGATTCCAGGATTCTCGGATATACCTGCGGCAACGATGTTACGGCCCGTGACTTTCAAAGAAAAGACGGCCAGTGGACGAGGGCCAAATCCTTTGATACTTTTTGCCCCCTGGGCCCCTTTCTTGCCGTTGGTTTAAACTCCAGATCCCTTGACATAAAAGTTACGGTCAACGGTAAAATTCGCCAGGATTCATCAACAAAGGAGATGATTTTTTCTGTTGCGCAGCTGGTGAGTTATATTTCAACCATCATGACGCTTTACCCGGGTGATGTAATCATGACGGGGACACCTTTTGGGGTAGGGCCGCTCCAGGTTGGCGATCTGGTCAGTGTCGAAATTGAAGGAATTGGTGTTTTAACCAATGAAGTTATTGCCGAAGAGTCTAAAAATTTTGTTGACAAAACATCAGGAAGTGCTAAAATTTAA
- a CDS encoding CoB--CoM heterodisulfide reductase iron-sulfur subunit B family protein has translation MAKYAFYPGCSLETGGIEYGMSSHAVAEALGIEFLEVPDWNCCGASSAHMTDHLLSLALPARVLALAETLPVNEMVAPCAACHQRFAAVEYELQNEDLRRKVNSLLERPYTGKVRLRSYLDVFANPATLEEIRKKVKRSLKGLKVACYYGCLFVKPPKLVNFVDDPENPQAMDNIMRVLGAEPLPWPYKTECCGASLGMTREDACTKLCNDILKIAKDSGADCIVAACPLCQQNLDMRQITVEKKYGTQYRMPIPFFTQLIGLALGLDPKVLGFKKLFVDPVMVLRKVGAA, from the coding sequence ATGGCAAAGTACGCTTTTTATCCTGGCTGCTCCCTGGAAACCGGCGGTATCGAGTATGGGATGTCCAGTCATGCAGTTGCTGAAGCCCTGGGGATTGAGTTTCTTGAAGTTCCCGATTGGAACTGTTGCGGTGCTTCTTCTGCTCACATGACAGATCATTTATTATCCCTCGCTCTTCCCGCTCGTGTTCTGGCCCTGGCAGAAACGCTGCCTGTAAATGAAATGGTTGCTCCCTGTGCGGCATGCCATCAGCGGTTTGCGGCTGTTGAGTACGAGCTTCAAAATGAGGACCTGCGGCGAAAGGTAAATTCCTTGCTGGAGCGCCCCTATACAGGCAAAGTAAGACTGAGGAGCTATCTCGATGTTTTTGCAAATCCTGCGACCTTGGAAGAGATTCGGAAAAAGGTAAAAAGAAGCCTGAAAGGGTTGAAGGTTGCCTGCTACTACGGCTGCTTGTTTGTAAAACCACCGAAACTTGTAAATTTCGTTGACGATCCCGAAAATCCTCAGGCAATGGACAACATTATGCGCGTCCTGGGGGCGGAGCCTTTACCCTGGCCTTATAAAACCGAGTGCTGCGGTGCTTCCCTGGGAATGACCAGAGAGGATGCCTGCACAAAGCTGTGCAATGACATCCTCAAAATTGCCAAGGACTCAGGTGCCGACTGCATTGTGGCCGCGTGCCCCCTTTGCCAGCAGAATCTTGATATGCGGCAAATCACCGTTGAGAAGAAATATGGCACCCAGTACCGGATGCCAATTCCCTTCTTCACCCAGTTAATCGGGCTGGCTTTAGGTCTCGATCCCAAGGTGCTTGGCTTTAAGAAATTGTTTGTCGATCCTGTGATGGTTCTGCGGAAAGTTGGAGCAGCTTAA
- a CDS encoding heterodisulfide reductase subunit C, producing MSEFNLSQALETNRSFVDKVIAESGQDIRQCYQCAKCSGGCPGTFAMDYLPNQIMRMLMLGMKEEVLKSQTIWVCMACNTCTTRCIRDIDVARVMDTLRQEAVKHGYTEKGRLVLIFNDVFLGTVRSYGRLFEAGLLMMNNMRTGNLMKDMQFGLPMMLKGKAKPFPHRIKGRKEIRKIFEETRRREGK from the coding sequence ATGAGCGAGTTCAATTTGTCTCAGGCCTTGGAAACGAACCGGTCTTTTGTGGATAAGGTTATCGCAGAAAGTGGTCAGGATATTCGGCAGTGTTACCAGTGTGCCAAGTGTTCCGGTGGCTGCCCGGGGACTTTTGCGATGGATTACCTTCCCAACCAAATCATGCGGATGCTGATGCTGGGGATGAAGGAGGAAGTTCTTAAATCCCAAACCATCTGGGTTTGTATGGCCTGCAACACATGCACAACCCGCTGCATCAGGGATATTGACGTCGCCCGGGTGATGGACACCCTGCGTCAAGAGGCGGTTAAGCATGGTTACACGGAGAAGGGAAGGCTTGTTCTCATTTTCAATGACGTATTTTTAGGAACAGTTCGGAGCTACGGCCGTCTTTTTGAGGCAGGCCTTTTGATGATGAACAACATGAGAACGGGGAACTTAATGAAGGACATGCAGTTTGGGCTTCCCATGATGCTCAAGGGCAAGGCCAAGCCGTTCCCACATCGGATCAAAGGGCGCAAAGAAATCAGGAAAATTTTTGAAGAGACCAGGCGGAGGGAGGGAAAATAG
- a CDS encoding S-adenosylmethionine decarboxylase proenzyme, giving the protein MTNLDSLGRHILAEIYGCAFEVLDDIEKVQQYMIDAALAAGAEIRECVFHKFSPQGVSGVVVISESHLAIHTWPELGYAAVDVFTCGKKVDPWSACRYLVEKFQAEHITATEVRRGIMEISQRAAVNL; this is encoded by the coding sequence ATGACAAATCTGGACTCTTTGGGGCGTCACATTTTAGCTGAAATTTATGGTTGCGCATTCGAGGTTCTGGACGACATCGAGAAGGTCCAGCAGTACATGATCGATGCGGCACTTGCAGCAGGAGCCGAAATCAGAGAATGCGTCTTCCATAAATTCAGCCCTCAAGGGGTAAGTGGAGTAGTGGTAATTTCCGAGTCCCATCTGGCGATCCATACCTGGCCCGAGCTAGGCTACGCTGCAGTGGATGTCTTTACATGCGGAAAAAAGGTTGATCCCTGGAGCGCCTGCCGGTATCTTGTTGAGAAATTTCAAGCTGAACACATAACCGCTACAGAAGTAAGACGCGGCATTATGGAAATTAGCCAGAGGGCGGCGGTGAATCTTTAG
- a CDS encoding transposase, translating to MLGVPGLDVVSIMTILAEIGDVRSFSSPKKLAQSTGLVPQPL from the coding sequence TTGCTCGGCGTCCCGGGCCTGGATGTGGTGAGCATCATGACCATCTTAGCCGAAATTGGGGATGTGCGGAGCTTCTCTTCCCCGAAGAAGCTGGCTCAATCGACTGGCCTGGTGCCGCAACCTCTTTAG
- a CDS encoding methyltetrahydrofolate cobalamin methyltransferase has translation MIIIGEKINGTLTKVREAIAERDRDFIADLAQRQAEAGADYLDVNAGTSPEREPEDLKWLVEVVQETVDTPLCLDSPRPETLAEVLPLVKRPGLLNSVTAEPGKPEKVFPLAAASGFGVVALTLDEGGIPKDAKTRVEIAERLISEGAKYGVKEENIYVDPLVVALATEHKATQVFLEATGEIKKRFPGVYIISGLSNVSFGLPYRRTINRTFLVLARAAGMDAAIIDPLDEELMATVWATELVLGEDPYCRNYLRYYRKRESKAAGKS, from the coding sequence GTGATTATTATTGGAGAGAAGATCAACGGCACTTTGACTAAGGTGCGGGAAGCGATTGCCGAACGAGATCGAGATTTTATTGCTGATTTAGCGCAGCGGCAGGCAGAAGCTGGGGCGGACTATCTTGATGTGAACGCTGGCACATCACCTGAGCGTGAGCCTGAGGACTTGAAGTGGCTGGTAGAAGTTGTTCAGGAAACTGTGGATACACCTCTCTGCCTCGACAGCCCCCGCCCCGAGACCTTGGCCGAGGTCCTCCCGCTTGTGAAGAGGCCAGGTCTTCTGAACTCGGTCACCGCCGAACCGGGCAAGCCGGAAAAGGTCTTTCCACTTGCTGCTGCTTCCGGTTTTGGAGTGGTAGCTCTTACCCTTGACGAAGGGGGGATTCCAAAAGACGCCAAGACGCGGGTAGAGATTGCGGAGCGGCTGATTTCAGAAGGGGCCAAGTATGGTGTAAAGGAAGAGAATATCTACGTCGATCCCCTTGTTGTTGCCCTTGCTACAGAGCACAAGGCAACGCAGGTGTTTCTCGAGGCTACCGGTGAGATCAAGAAGCGCTTCCCTGGCGTCTACATCATCTCCGGGCTCAGTAACGTTTCTTTCGGGCTGCCATACAGGCGCACCATCAACAGAACCTTCCTTGTGCTGGCGCGGGCAGCAGGAATGGACGCTGCTATCATCGACCCTCTCGATGAAGAGCTGATGGCGACCGTTTGGGCAACAGAGCTTGTCTTAGGCGAGGATCCTTACTGCCGCAATTACCTTCGGTACTACCGGAAGCGAGAGTCGAAAGCCGCGGGTAAGTCATGA
- a CDS encoding glycosyltransferase family 4 protein, which yields MKSAGMIPRFFVQVYFFILSEMAMVYRVLHVVRPARGGMKKHLEILFRGLNCEKYHLYLAAPPGNEIITSLEPFARKIFPVPIAEGWDPFRDWQIVRTLCSLIKSERIDLVHTHGLRAGVLGRLAALFAGHRAVVATFHNLLDAKTSFFVFFRFLQAFLNRFATSHIITVSKALQEEVQKYTWTPPEKITVIYNGIDQQVFSNQGTLPHLTPLSFGLPRNLPVVGAVARLEPRKGIKYLIEAVPLVDKYYGPAYFFIVGDGPERESLEELAKKMNLTERVVFTGFRSDIPRLLSLFDLAVIPSVQEGLSIFCLEALASGLAVVATSVGGLREIIRDGETGVLVPPADPAALAQAVGELLKNREFAALLARQGRELVARNFSHTQMIKKTEQIYEKVLMERILK from the coding sequence TTGAAATCGGCGGGGATGATTCCCCGTTTTTTTGTTCAAGTTTATTTCTTTATTCTTTCGGAGATGGCCATGGTTTACAGGGTTCTTCATGTAGTGCGCCCGGCCCGGGGGGGAATGAAAAAACACCTGGAGATCCTTTTTCGGGGTCTCAATTGCGAGAAGTACCATCTCTACCTGGCTGCTCCCCCCGGCAACGAAATCATCACTTCACTGGAACCCTTCGCCCGAAAAATTTTTCCGGTTCCAATTGCCGAGGGATGGGATCCCTTCAGGGATTGGCAGATCGTGAGAACTCTTTGCTCCCTCATCAAAAGCGAAAGAATCGATCTTGTTCACACCCACGGATTGCGGGCCGGGGTTTTGGGGCGGCTGGCTGCACTTTTTGCCGGGCACCGTGCTGTTGTTGCCACATTTCACAATCTGCTCGATGCCAAAACCTCTTTTTTTGTTTTTTTCCGGTTTCTTCAGGCTTTTCTCAACAGGTTTGCGACAAGCCACATCATAACCGTATCAAAAGCTTTGCAGGAAGAGGTCCAAAAGTATACCTGGACGCCGCCTGAAAAAATCACGGTCATTTATAATGGAATAGATCAACAGGTCTTCAGCAACCAGGGAACACTGCCGCACCTGACGCCCCTTTCGTTTGGGCTGCCGCGTAATTTACCGGTTGTTGGTGCAGTGGCGCGTCTTGAACCGAGAAAAGGGATTAAGTACCTGATCGAAGCAGTTCCTTTAGTTGACAAGTACTACGGGCCCGCTTATTTTTTTATTGTAGGGGATGGACCGGAGCGCGAGAGCCTGGAAGAGCTTGCCAAAAAAATGAACCTGACGGAGAGGGTTGTCTTTACGGGATTTCGCTCCGACATTCCACGCCTTTTGTCACTTTTTGACCTAGCTGTCATCCCTTCAGTTCAGGAGGGGCTTTCGATCTTCTGTCTCGAGGCTCTGGCGAGCGGCCTGGCGGTAGTTGCCACTTCTGTAGGGGGCCTCCGGGAGATTATCCGGGATGGAGAGACGGGAGTGCTGGTGCCTCCGGCCGACCCCGCGGCCCTGGCGCAGGCGGTTGGGGAACTGCTTAAAAACCGGGAATTTGCCGCCCTCCTGGCCCGTCAGGGGAGGGAGCTGGTGGCGCGGAATTTTTCTCACACCCAAATGATTAAGAAGACGGAGCAGATTTATGAAAAGGTTTTGATGGAAAGGATTCTCAAATAA
- a CDS encoding DUF4445 domain-containing protein, whose translation MKKFRVTFKPGGKEAVVKEGKTLREAFALAGVPLEFSCGGKGRCGKCRVRLEAKGAPLPPPAPAEKEHLEEEELAGGIRLACMVEVRSDLAVFLPEVRQETQILMEAASRVVALAPPVSKTFLEVPPPSLADQRPDWERLRDALGAAPPPPLDVLRELPVLLRSSGYRLTAVTSGAEVLGLEAGDTTGKLLGAAFDIGTTTIVCYLLDLRSGEELGVASMLNPQAAYGADVISRIAYTSEEPEGLEKLHQCLIAGLNELLAEASIRAGASPQDVYVLSVVGNTCMHHLFLKIPPGQLARSPYVPVVKEPLVLRAAELGLRANPRARLYVLPIIAGFVGADTVGVILATQMDLGGGVKLAVDIGTNGEIVLGTGEGLIACSAAAGPAFEGAQISCGMRGAAGAIDHVWFGEDLEYSVIGGGKPRGICGSGLLDLAAGLLTLGIIDKSGRMLPPFEVESPIARRYRNRIVEHNGTNAFLLADEASTSHGRPLLLTQRDVRQLQLAKAAIAAGIQVLLEERRLKPEDVDEVLLAGAFGNYFDPRSACAIGLLPPQLLEKVRQIGNAAGAGAKIALLSRHECRRAGAIARAVEYVELSAYPGFNNIFTASLEFPELRSSTARGVKINEI comes from the coding sequence ATGAAGAAGTTTCGGGTCACCTTCAAACCCGGAGGAAAAGAAGCAGTTGTCAAGGAAGGGAAGACGCTCCGGGAAGCCTTCGCCCTGGCGGGAGTCCCGCTGGAGTTCTCCTGCGGCGGGAAGGGGAGGTGCGGGAAGTGCCGCGTGCGCCTGGAGGCAAAAGGTGCTCCCCTCCCACCTCCCGCCCCGGCGGAAAAAGAGCACCTCGAGGAAGAAGAGCTTGCTGGTGGTATACGCCTTGCCTGCATGGTAGAAGTCCGGTCCGATCTTGCCGTTTTTCTTCCGGAGGTGAGGCAGGAAACCCAGATCTTGATGGAGGCCGCGTCCCGGGTAGTGGCCCTTGCTCCCCCTGTTTCCAAGACGTTTCTTGAAGTTCCCCCTCCCTCCCTGGCCGACCAGCGTCCCGATTGGGAACGCCTCCGCGACGCCCTCGGGGCCGCCCCTCCCCCTCCCCTTGACGTCTTGCGAGAACTGCCTGTCCTCCTCCGTTCCTCCGGGTACCGCCTCACTGCAGTCACCTCCGGCGCCGAGGTCCTCGGGCTGGAAGCAGGCGATACCACCGGAAAGCTCTTGGGAGCCGCCTTCGACATCGGAACAACGACGATCGTCTGCTACCTCCTCGATCTCCGGAGCGGGGAAGAACTGGGTGTTGCATCCATGCTTAACCCCCAGGCCGCCTACGGGGCAGACGTCATCTCCCGCATCGCCTACACCTCGGAGGAGCCGGAAGGACTAGAAAAGCTCCACCAGTGCCTCATCGCTGGGCTTAACGAACTCCTTGCAGAGGCAAGCATCCGGGCAGGAGCAAGCCCTCAAGACGTGTACGTTCTGAGTGTGGTGGGAAACACCTGCATGCACCACCTCTTCTTGAAGATCCCTCCCGGGCAACTGGCCCGTTCTCCTTACGTGCCCGTGGTAAAAGAGCCCCTTGTCCTCCGGGCTGCAGAACTCGGTCTTAGGGCAAACCCCAGGGCGCGCCTTTATGTTCTCCCAATCATCGCCGGCTTCGTGGGGGCCGACACTGTAGGCGTGATCCTCGCCACCCAGATGGACCTCGGCGGTGGTGTCAAGCTTGCGGTAGACATCGGGACGAACGGGGAGATTGTGCTTGGGACCGGGGAAGGCCTTATAGCCTGCTCGGCCGCGGCAGGCCCTGCCTTCGAGGGGGCCCAGATCAGCTGCGGGATGCGGGGCGCTGCTGGTGCCATTGACCACGTCTGGTTCGGGGAGGACTTGGAGTACTCGGTCATCGGGGGAGGAAAGCCCCGCGGCATCTGCGGTTCGGGACTCCTCGACCTCGCGGCTGGCCTTCTTACCCTAGGCATCATCGACAAGAGCGGGAGGATGCTTCCTCCCTTCGAAGTAGAATCACCCATCGCCCGAAGGTACCGAAATCGCATTGTAGAGCATAACGGCACGAACGCCTTCCTCCTCGCGGACGAAGCCTCCACCTCCCACGGCCGGCCCCTCCTCCTTACCCAACGCGACGTGCGCCAGCTCCAGCTTGCCAAAGCAGCCATCGCCGCCGGGATCCAGGTACTCCTCGAGGAGCGCCGCCTCAAGCCAGAGGACGTGGATGAGGTACTCCTTGCTGGAGCCTTTGGTAACTACTTCGATCCCAGGAGTGCCTGCGCTATTGGCCTCCTTCCCCCGCAGCTTTTGGAGAAGGTGCGCCAGATAGGCAACGCCGCGGGGGCAGGAGCCAAGATCGCCCTCCTCTCGCGGCACGAGTGCCGACGCGCGGGAGCAATCGCGCGCGCCGTTGAGTATGTAGAGCTTTCCGCCTATCCTGGGTTCAACAACATTTTTACTGCTTCTCTGGAGTTCCCAGAACTTCGAAGTTCCACGGCTAGGGGGGTTAAAATTAATGAAATTTAG
- a CDS encoding DUF1638 domain-containing protein yields the protein MEQKNTALVICESLAQEIKKIVPTNLEIREIELGLHDYPKKLNEKLSNVLSELEEEKKWDVILLGFGLCSEGTVGLKTKRAKLVLPRTDDCIAIFLGSREAYLEQFRKQPGTYYFTKGFLKDGTGPLAMYLGEHEWTRKYSKEKARWLAKEMMKNYTRAALIDTGVYDITPYIAKVKKTAEVFGLKFEIIPGSLAILEALVKSPWDDRFVVVEPGQEITRKMFYKEGN from the coding sequence ATGGAGCAGAAGAACACCGCCCTGGTCATCTGCGAATCCTTGGCCCAGGAGATCAAAAAGATCGTACCTACCAATCTTGAAATCAGGGAAATTGAGTTAGGCTTGCACGATTATCCCAAGAAGCTCAACGAAAAACTGAGTAATGTGTTATCCGAACTGGAAGAGGAAAAGAAGTGGGACGTGATCCTGCTTGGGTTTGGCCTCTGCTCAGAAGGAACGGTTGGTTTGAAAACGAAGCGGGCTAAACTCGTTTTGCCGAGAACCGATGACTGCATTGCCATCTTTCTGGGGTCCAGGGAAGCGTACCTGGAGCAATTTAGAAAACAACCTGGAACCTATTATTTTACAAAGGGATTCTTAAAGGATGGCACTGGACCCCTGGCGATGTATCTGGGAGAGCACGAATGGACTAGGAAATACAGCAAGGAAAAGGCCCGGTGGCTTGCCAAAGAGATGATGAAGAATTACACGCGGGCGGCCCTTATCGATACAGGCGTTTACGACATTACCCCTTACATAGCCAAGGTCAAAAAAACAGCAGAGGTTTTTGGTCTTAAGTTCGAGATTATCCCTGGATCCCTGGCTATCCTGGAAGCTCTTGTGAAGAGCCCGTGGGACGACCGGTTTGTTGTAGTCGAGCCCGGTCAGGAAATTACCAGGAAGATGTTTTACAAGGAAGGAAACTAG